The Miscanthus floridulus cultivar M001 chromosome 7, ASM1932011v1, whole genome shotgun sequence genome includes a region encoding these proteins:
- the LOC136465395 gene encoding uncharacterized mitochondrial protein AtMg00810-like, translated as MGKEELVVDVYVDDLIITGVRTEGINSFKHEMAAHFRMSDLDILSYYLGIEERLKLTKASTAVKVDATLYRSIVGGLRYQVHMRPDIVFAMGYVSRFMEDPREDH; from the exons atggggaaggaggagcttgtcgtcgacgtgtatgtggatgacttgatcatcaccggcgtGCGCACAGAGGGCATCAATagcttcaagcacgagatggcggctcatttccgaatgagcgatctcgacatactctcctactacctcggcattgag GAGCGGTTGAAattgacgaaggccagcaccgcggtgaaggtggatgcaacactctaccggagcatcgtcggcggtctgcgctaccaaGTCCACATGAGGCCAGACATTGTGTTCgccatgggctacgtcagtcgcttcatggaggatcctagagaggatcactag